From Antennarius striatus isolate MH-2024 chromosome 9, ASM4005453v1, whole genome shotgun sequence, one genomic window encodes:
- the rpz gene encoding protein rapunzel: MMEDEIVEDQAKLKQGLVKVLQCVATISSAAAVVNPIFGVAGSLIRVVLHHVDDEDIRTLKREFGSVNRGLDQLSQLNRTTLVQIRKETLDGQYCVVEENLKNQFRMFMEMVEARPEHREGKKDDFEESYSNDLGDQNLHTLYDGVVGKPKLFSKPILEVYLKHSQGDRQTMERLCTRLTYLFCIGLIALMGYAAIIGDDEEGLTEEWAEKMEHVQEKMQEALRRCK, from the coding sequence ATGATGGAAGACGAGATTGTGGAGGACCAGGCCAAGCTGAAGCAGGGCCTGGTCAAAGTGCTCCAGTGTGTGGCCACCATCTCCTCAGCTGCAGCCGTGGTCAACCCCATTTTTGGCGTGGCCGGTTCCTTGATCCGGGTGGTGCTGCATCACGTCGACGACGAGGACATCCGCACCCTGAAGCGCGAGTTTGGCTCGGTCAACCGGGGGCTGGATCAGCTGTCCCAGCTGAATCGTACCACGCTGGTGCAGATCAGGAAAGAAACTCTGGATGGCCAGTACTGCGTCGTGGAGGAGAACCTGAAGAACCAGTTCAGAATGTTCATGGAGATGGTGGAGGCCCGGCCAGAGCACCGCGAGGGCAAGAAGGATGACTTTGAGGAAAGCTACTCCAATGACTTGGGAGACCAGAACCTGCACACGCTATACGATGGTGTGGTGGGAAAGCCGAAGCTCTTCAGCAAGCCCATCCTGGAGGTCTACCTGAAGCACTCGCAAGGCGACCGCCAGACCATGGAGCGTCTCTGCACTCGCCTCACCTACCTGTTCTGCATTGGCCTCATAGCCCTCATGGGTTATGCCGCTATCATCGGAGATGACGAGGAGGGTCTGACCGAGGAGTGGGCCGAGAAGATGGAGCACGTGCAAGAGAAGATGCAGGAGGCTCTTCGTCGATGCAAATGA